DNA from Desulforamulus hydrothermalis Lam5 = DSM 18033:
ATACTTCACCATGAAGGCCGGCGCTGAAATGACCTGCCAAGAAGTACGTTTCATTCCCGTACGCTTTAAAGATGCTTACGGTCCTGTAGGCGCTTGGTTCCTGCTCTTCAAATCCCGTGCTACCAACGCCCTGGGCGAAGAGTATATGGTAACCCGCAAAGACGAACTGGCTAACTGGGGTCCCTATGGCCAAGTTAAGCCCATCCCTGCTAACCTGCGTAACTACCTCGGTATGCTGGATGTAGCTGAAGGTAAAGGCCCCATCTACATGCAGACTGCCGAAGCTATTGCTAACCTGGCTAAGAAATACGAAGATGATCCCAAGGCCTTCAAGAAGAAAATGAAGGAACTGGAAAGCGAAGCTTGGGAAGACTTCCTCGATATGACTGTTTCTCAGGCTATTCTGTGGGCTGCTTGCAACATTGCGCCTGAAGAAAAAGCTTCTGAAATTGCTGCTGCTGAACCTTACTTCATTGGTTCTCACTCCGGTGCTTCCGGTGCTTGGGTATCCGGTCCTGCCGATATCGCTCCTCCGGAATACCAGTGGGGTTACACCAACATGACCACTGTTAAAGGTCTGTTTGCTGCCGGCGACGCATCCGGTGCTTCCAGCCACAAGTTCTCCTCCGGTTCTCACGCCGAAGGTCGTATTGCCGGTAAATCCGCTGTTCGCTTTGTTGTAGAAAACAACCAAGAGCCCAATATTGATGACGCCGCCATCGAAGCTCTGAAGGCTCAAATCCTGAAGCCTCTGGCCGTTTGGGAAGAGTTCAGCGGTTTCACCACCGATCCGGAAACCAACCCCAACTACATCCTGCCCAAGCAATACATGTTCCGTCTGCAAAAGATGATGGACGAGTATGCCGGCGGTGTTGTAGCTAACTTCACCACCAGCAAGGCTCTGCTGGAAAAAGGTCTCGAGTACCTGCTCATGCTGAAAGAAGACAGCGAAAAACTGGCTGCCCGCAACCTGCATGAATTAATGAGATGCTGGGAAAACATCCACAGAACTCTGCAAGCTGAATCCCACATCCGCACCGTTCTGTTCCGTGAAGAAACCCGTTGGCCCGGCTACTACTTCCGTGCTGACGAGCCCAAACTGAAGGAAGAATGGGAAGTATTCTGCAACTGCAAGTACGATGCTAAGACCGGTGAGTGGGAAATGATCAAGCGTCCCATTATCCGCCTGGTTGACTAATTAGTATCGAAAACAACACAAAAATAGCTGAATAGCTAACAGGCCCGTGGCCAACTACGGCCACGGGCTCATCATTAATGAGTGAAACGGCCTGGGTGCAACGCGCTTGAAGGGCCCGGTAATCCAGGTGTCCTCATGGCGCCTGGTTTTATGTTTTATTCCTGGCAGAGTAAGCAAGTTTGCGTAATTATTGTCTGTGCAAAACCTATCCATTGGCTTTTAACCCACAACTGGACTAGGGAGTGAGAAAATGGCAAATAAAAGCATATTAGTGGTTGGCGGCGGCATTAGTGGAATAACCGCTGCCGTGGAAGCTGCCGAAGTGGGTTATGAGGTGTTCTTGGTTGAAAAGAACCCCTACCTGGGCGGTAAAGTTTCCCAAATTAACGAATACTTCCCCAAATTGTGCCCGCCAAACTGCGGCTTGGAAATCAACTTCCAGAGAATTAAAAAGAACCCTAAAATTAGAGTTATAACCATGGCTGAGGTTGAAAGTATCTCCGGCCAAGAAGGCAATTTCAACGTTTCCGTTAAAGTTAACCCACGTTACGTCACAGATGGCTGCACAGGTTGCGGCAAATGCACAGAAGTATGCCCGGTGGAGCGGGCGGATGATTTTAACTTTGGCTTATCAAAAACCAAGGCTGTTTACTTGCCGCAACCCTTTGCCTATCCCATGAAGTACGTTATTGACAGTGCTGCCTGCTCAGGTGCTTCCTGCGGCAAGTGTGCCGAGGTGTGTGAATATAAGGCTATTGATTTAACCATGAGCGCCAAAACCATGCAGCTGAATGTGGGTGCTGTAGTTTGGGCCACCGGGTGGGACTCATATCCGGTAGAGAAACTGGCTAACTATGGCAGCGGCACGGTTACCAACGCCATTTCCAACCTTATGATGGAAAGACTGGCTGCCCTTACCGGACCTACCGGCGGCAAGATTGTGCGCCCTTCGGACGGCAAAGAGCCGCAAAATATTGCTTTTGTCCAGTGCGCCGGTTCCCGGGACGAAAATCACCAAAAGGCCTGTTCATCGGTTTGCTGCATGGCTACTTTGAAACAAATCAGTTATGTTAAAAAACAATATCCCGATGCCAAAGTAACAATCTATTATATGGATATCCGGGCAATGGGCAAGCATGAAGATTTCTATAATAAAATAAAAGAATACGACATTACCATGATTAAGGGTAAACCTTCTGAAATTAAGGAAGATCCCGCAACCAAGGATGTTATTGTACTGGCAGAAAACCAGATAACTCAGGAAATTACCGAGTTGAAGTATGACCTGGTAGTTCTGGCCACCGGTATGGCGCCGGCCACCGCCGCTGCCAAAGTTCCTGCCGAGGTTGCCTATGACGTAGATGGTTTTGTATTAAGCGGTTCCGTTCCCGGTATTTATGCTGCAGGTTGCGTAGCAAAACCGGGAGATGTTGCATCTTCTGTACAAGGTGCCACTGCCGCTGTACTAAAAGCCATTCAATCTTCAGTGAGGGGGTAAGACAATGGCAAAAAAACTTGGATTTTTCCTTTGCACCGGTTGCGGCATTGGCGAAGCCCTCGATGCGGCGGCCTTAACCAAAGTAGCAGCCAAGGAATATAAATTACCGGTATGCAAAGAACACCAGTACCTGTGTTC
Protein-coding regions in this window:
- the aprA gene encoding adenylyl-sulfate reductase subunit alpha encodes the protein MPNFETVVVNTDILILGGGMAACGAAVEASYWAKKNGLKVTLVDKAAMDRSGAVAMGLSAINQYLGIAKGENTVEDYVRYVKNDLMGIARDDQVADIARHVDSSVHLFEKWGLPIWKNEEGNYVRGGRWQIMLNGESYKIIVAEAAKNALGTENIYERVYICEPIMDGDRIAGAIGFSTREEKVYVFKAKAVIAAMGGAVGVFKPRSTGEGLGRSWYPPFSSGSSAYFTMKAGAEMTCQEVRFIPVRFKDAYGPVGAWFLLFKSRATNALGEEYMVTRKDELANWGPYGQVKPIPANLRNYLGMLDVAEGKGPIYMQTAEAIANLAKKYEDDPKAFKKKMKELESEAWEDFLDMTVSQAILWAACNIAPEEKASEIAAAEPYFIGSHSGASGAWVSGPADIAPPEYQWGYTNMTTVKGLFAAGDASGASSHKFSSGSHAEGRIAGKSAVRFVVENNQEPNIDDAAIEALKAQILKPLAVWEEFSGFTTDPETNPNYILPKQYMFRLQKMMDEYAGGVVANFTTSKALLEKGLEYLLMLKEDSEKLAARNLHELMRCWENIHRTLQAESHIRTVLFREETRWPGYYFRADEPKLKEEWEVFCNCKYDAKTGEWEMIKRPIIRLVD
- a CDS encoding CoB--CoM heterodisulfide reductase iron-sulfur subunit A family protein, coding for MANKSILVVGGGISGITAAVEAAEVGYEVFLVEKNPYLGGKVSQINEYFPKLCPPNCGLEINFQRIKKNPKIRVITMAEVESISGQEGNFNVSVKVNPRYVTDGCTGCGKCTEVCPVERADDFNFGLSKTKAVYLPQPFAYPMKYVIDSAACSGASCGKCAEVCEYKAIDLTMSAKTMQLNVGAVVWATGWDSYPVEKLANYGSGTVTNAISNLMMERLAALTGPTGGKIVRPSDGKEPQNIAFVQCAGSRDENHQKACSSVCCMATLKQISYVKKQYPDAKVTIYYMDIRAMGKHEDFYNKIKEYDITMIKGKPSEIKEDPATKDVIVLAENQITQEITELKYDLVVLATGMAPATAAAKVPAEVAYDVDGFVLSGSVPGIYAAGCVAKPGDVASSVQGATAAVLKAIQSSVRG